From the genome of Megachile rotundata isolate GNS110a chromosome 3, iyMegRotu1, whole genome shotgun sequence:
CTTTAATATTCCAatcattaaaaaagtaaaattcattATTGATATCACCTTTTCTTCAAATATAAAACCCAGGAATTTCATGAATATGTTAGTCTCTCATTCAACCttgcaaataatatttatttttaatcctgCAACGTGGGTAGACCAGCTAgtgaagtataaaattaaaaatagatgCGAACAAACATAGAATTCGGCAGATAGAATTTCTGTGGGTTTTCCAGCGAATTACTAAACTTTCAATGATCAATATACCAATGTTTCATATTCCAGTTTAAGTGCAATTATAAGCTATTATACAAACAgtattaaatgaataaattccaTGTAAAATACCGTGGGTTATTTCAGAATAGCTTATTAATCCAACATATTTCCATTTTGCAGTATAATCTGTCGAACTAATGTACAGTTTGTCAAGATTTGATATAGCATTTATTGAGCATATCTTATTTCATATTTACTATGTTCCaagtttatataataattcagtttcattttgattgatatgtatgtatttgatcaattataatatcatcatttttaataattatactatgacttatatttttaatgaatattgaaattcattgaaattcgttttcaatattcattaaaaatataagttcttTCACTAGAAGTATTTATGGAATTATATTAGGTTAAAGGGATTGTTCTTATAATACAAGTATTTGGATATTATGGTCTTATTGGAATTCAAAGTTAATTAACTATGAAGATAATTATCATGACGATGTTATAGTACAATGGATGTAATAGATGGATGAATATCTGTGAAAAGAATGCTTTCATTTGGATAGTATGAATTAACCTTTTAGGTACGGCCGAATTCTGCGTGTGGGTATTTCCCTGGACGGCAGGGTCTGACGTGAACGatgtattatcgatataacactGCAAAGTGTGACGGGCAATCCCGTTCTGTGCACGAGAACATTCAAATGAAGTATTTGATCGCTGTATCTTATTCTTTTTATCTTCTTCATACCCTGCATATttctattgattttattttcgatttctgAGTCGGATTCTGAATTGTCAGAAATTGCCCtttgttttctattttcatgTGGCATTTTGGGGTTAGAGACTCTAACAATGTATAAGGACATGTTTGAAAAAACAAATGGTATATTTATTTAAGGACAAAGCAATAATTTATACCTGACTGCCTATTTTGTCTATCTATTGTTTTATTTGCACTGTTGTAAATCGatgtaaagaaaaaagaagtgtACAACAATtatgaaagccactatagtggcgcgtcgtcCTGAGAAATCGTaaccgcgaaagccactatagtggcgcgtcgtcCTGAAAGATGTGTCTTGGATTTCCCTTGACTTTTAGGGTATAATCCGTTGACcgaggttttcaaattttttttgtgTGCACTTTCCGGGATTAAAAATAACCCTACCCGCGTTGTATCTATGGGCGACGTAGCACGCATAGACGGAAAGGGGGAACTTGGCCGGAAAGGCTAAACCGAAGAAATTCGAGGAAAAGAAATTAATCGCTCTTAAGCTGATAATCAAGAGTTGCGAGTTACGGATGAACTGAGCGCCTATTGTCAAAGGACAATAAGACCTCGCTTCCCCGCACCCCCCAGGCGACGAGCTACTCGGTCCACCCGTGATACCTGAGGAGCACGGGGAAGGGGGCGACGTCAGCCCAACCGTTTCACTCGTcagtttatattttgaaatatacatataaatcgtCTCGGACAAGATGATATCCacaaaagccactatagtggcgcgtcgtaCCTAAAaggttaattattattgtttacaaTTAAGTGTGACCACATGGTAATGGTATTGGGGAGACGCCAACCTTGCAGTAGCAAATTCTTTGTACAGATCCTTTTCCTATTTAATAACAAACAGatagaataaaatgaaattaaataactacaaaatatacttattacagtgtatatttgtcaaatttaattttacattgatagataacgaaataaaataatattgtgtGGTATTGTATACTATATCTATTATCCACTTATAATCCATggtattttacataaatattcaatttgcaTGGTATTTATCAAAGATAGCAAGTTAAATGTTAACAAACTGACAAactaaaaaacaattttaattaataaaaaagtatCAACAATTTCAAACATTGTTTGAAAATGTCAGCATAGGTTAAACATATCTTCTGTCATATTACCTTCACTTATGTGTAATTTCTGTAAAGCTTTTGTGGAAATACTGCTGGCTTTGTCAATGGATGCTGAAGGAACAACACTTAAAGTGCATAAGTACACATTAAATAAGACCTTAATAAAATTTACTGACTTTGTAATAcataatcaaaatattaataagatagattgatgatCAGAATTTTACCTACCACTGTTTTTTTTCTTGTTACcattttgtgaatgtgtaagAGACTCACTTTTATTACAACTGTCTATTATAAAAAGgtcagtaaaaaaaaaatgataaacataaattattagttGTTGATTGTAGCAACACTACAAACAAACaacttaaaataatataaaatttttttactattttactcttAATATACTTGAaacaagaaaaaaggaaaaactaATAGGCATAACATAACATACCTTCTATTGAATTATATATAGATATTCTTTCACTTTctggatatacatatattaatattatccaTTGATATTGTTAGAACATCACATATAAAAGATAATATATGATAATTGTTGTGCTGAATAGTAAATATGTTGAATAGTAAATATAATTAACGACTAGAATAATTAGAAACACGAAtcattgttattaatatcattgaTTGATGTACTTTCTAGTTGAACAGGGTCTTCATTAGGCATGTAATCAGGCAATTTATTTTCTGAAAAAGATTAATAAACCACTGAAATTCGTtaaaattgaacgaaaattgTTAATAGAATTCATGTTAGTTTTAGGACAGAATTATTACCTATACTAAACGTTTCATCCGTGAGAGTTCCATTAAATGCATCATTTTCATCGCAGTCtaaaagcaaattaaaaaaatcttacTTGAAGTAAAAGTTGTATGCTGCATCGTTGAAGTATTGAAACATACCTCTTGGTAACGAATTGTTATTATATTGGTGTCATAATCGTTACTAAACATGTTTAAAAATTGCTAGATGCACAATATCCCGGAGATTAAATTATCTTGGGCTAACTTAATTAATCGTTTCATCTGTTATTAGTTTGGATAAATTATCTGTAAATCAATTttggacaaaatgttaatacatGAAATAACAACAATTACACGAATTCCAAAACCGTAGAAACCAGCCtaaaaaaatccataaatttgatCGCGAAGTTTGGAATTATTGTTTCACCTTGAGGAAGGACCTCGTAGAAAATTACGTCTTTCCAATCCCACCAAATGGATATAAGAACTTTTTTGGGGTGTAGTCCTGCCTTTGCGACAGTTGAAGGCTTATTGTCCTTACACAAAGTGCGTTTTCTATGCACATTTTCATACAAATCCAAGTTTGGCCTCTTTAAAAACGGATCCTTTTCATGAATTTGGCGAAGCAAATCGCACATAGAGGTGTGATTCATAAGGTTGGCCTCGGTCAATAAGTGAGGAACCCAAACTTCGCAGCGATTAACACATCCCATCCTGGTTAGGTGATTATGCACTGTTACTTTGGGGATCCTAGTGGTATTTACTATCTGCCGCACACTATATCGAGGATTTTCATCAAGCATGGCCTTGATAAGGTCTGTGTCTGTCATATTTGGGCGACCGTTGCGATTCTAATCTTCCAGATTAAAATTTCCCTCTCTAAATCGTTTAAACTGTGGCGCCCTTGGCACCACATACGGCATTGCCTtttgttttctaaaattctgtttcctgttttctatcttctttagcTTTACGTTCTCTAACTGTTCACGCTATCTATAGGGTCTTGCCTATAGATAACTTTAATAATCTCACCTAGGGGACACCCTAATACGCTGACCTTCGAAGAAATAGGTAGCCACACATTGCGTAGATACGGCATAAACTGGAGCACATTCGGGAAAGTGCCACATAAATGATCTGCAACTAACTGCATGTGATGTAACGCTTCTGGAAACATGTCCGGTGGAACTAAAGGCATTGTCATAGTCATTGAGAGAATTCCTTTTTGTGCATTTTGTTATCTTAACTTCCTCTGTTTCCTTAATAGAGTCCAAACAATAAGAAAAGGACCATTTAACTCTCTACTGAGTACTTTAATGAGGAAAAAAAGCATGGGTAATGTTAACACTTATACCGCacctgattaaaatgaaaccaaCAGCCAtgtattgtgactgtgagaaATTGTGCTTGTACCCCTTCCATTACAGCTTTCTCGTAATCGCACATGACAGTTTCTAAGCTATCTTGCAATCGCGGAACAAGGGAAACTATTTTTTTCCATATTGCTTTGTACATTGATGAAGTACGAGAGCAACAATGGTAGCGATTCGCTGTAAATTGACATCTGTTTTTAGTTTGATAGTATGAGATAACTTTAACACGTTAAGCGCCACGCCGAATTCATGTGCCGTTCCGTTCAGGCCACAGTTAGCCGTCAGGCGGGCCCTGCCGGGCCGCTCGCCGATAGGCGAGCCAGAGTATAAACAGATGACGGGTAACGTAACCCGGGTTGATGGCTGGGGCTTGCCTTCGTATGTTTACCTCTCCACTTGCATATAAGTTGCACTCGAGAGCCTGACATTTTCGAATCGCAATAAATGCTTTGTATATACTTTGTTTATATCCTTATAGTCCCTTCTCCTTTGTAGAAGATAAAAAACTGAAAAGCGAGGCCTAATGACGCCCGAACGCGTAACAAATCCTCAGTTGCATAAATATCGTAGCCCAGTTTCGTTCAGTCTCCAAGTCTTCTAGTACTTCTTCTTCagcggaaattcaaaatttttttgacCTAAAAATCAAGATGTCATCAAGTGATACGTCAAGCGAACAAATTTTAGTGCCTACACTTCATCATCGCCGTGTATTGCGCTCGTCCGACGATGAAGGTTTATCACAAAATGAGCGTATGGATACTAATACAGCGGGTGATCAAGAATGGTTCGATCCACAAGGAAATCAACCTAATATAAGAGCTTTTAGGGGCGAATGTGGGGTTGACATATCTAATGTCACATTACAAAATTGTTGCAATGTGGGAGACTTTTACGCTCTATTGGTCACGGAAGAAATACTTCAGGAAATAAGCGACCAAACAAATACATACGCAATGCAAAAGCAATCAATAAGTGCTTCGAGGCGTATAAATAAGTGGGTCCCTACAAATAAAGATGAAATCAAGCGCTTATTTGGGCTCATCATATGGATGGGATTGGTAAAATATCCAGCGATATATTTATACTGGTCCAGGGATCCGCAATATTATCATCCATTCCCACACAAAATAATGAGCAGGAATCGATTTGAGATACTTTTGAGGATGCTTCACTTTTGCAACAATGAAACAGCAGATACCACCAATAGTTTATACAAAATCCAGCCGATTATCGAcgatttgaacaaaaattttaaaaaatattaccatCCAACAGAATTAATCTGTATTGATGAATCGATGATTCCATATCGTGGACGTATTATATTCCGACAATACATGAAGCAGAAGAAACACAAGTatggtataaaaatttttaaactcagcTGTGGCCTCggctatacatataatttcagTGTTTACTGTGGCAAAACGTTCGACAAAGTGAATACGACGTCAACAAATGTAGTCATGAATTTGTGTGAAAATATATTCCATAAAGGCCATACACTCTGTACTGACAATTGGTACACCAGTGTAAATTTGGCCAAAAAACTCATAGAGAAAAATACCCACTTGATTGGCACACTAAGGAGTAACCGCAAGGATAACCCAAAAGAAGTGGTATTCAAGAAACTAAAACGTGGGGAATGTGTCGCTCAAGAGAGTAAAGAAGGGATCACAGTTTTGAAGTGGAGAGAAAAGCGCGACGTTCTATTACTTTCGACTAAACATACACTAGAAATGAAGACCGTTCGAACAAAATCAAAAATCGTTAGTAAACCAACAATTGTCATAGATTATAATGCGGGAAAAAAATCTATTGACCTGTCTGACCAAATTGCTGCGTATAGTAACCCACTACGGAAATCGATGAAGTGGTATCGAAAATTGGGTTTTGAGTTATTATTGAATACCGCCGTTGTAAATTCCTTCTTCATACACCAAGAAACAACAGGCCAGAAGATGTCTATCACAATGTATCGTAAAAAATTGATTGATATACTTGTGCAGGAGAAGGAGGAGGAACAAGTGGACACCCGTGTAAATCCTCGGCATCATTTGAAAAAAAAGGAAGGCACTGCgcacaaaattagaaaatactgcaccgaatgttataaatataatgCACGAATGTTAGGACCAAAGACAGCTAAAAATGTAACGCCAAAAGTAACAACCTTTTGTAACGAATGTACACAAAAACCTCACCTTTGCTTATCTTGTTtcaataaattacattaatGTTTTTAAGTATTATATTGTTTTCCTTAAAGCATTGACCAAACAAAAACGATGCCACCTAAAATAAGCGTTCAGTTTCACAAGTACGGAAGGACCGACATGCGCGCGATGATAACACGAACGAAAAGTCCGTCGCCGGTCCGTGCGGACCGGCGTGGCCTGAACGAAAATTCTAACTCCGGTCCCTAGGGACCGGCGTGGCGCTTAACGTGTTAATAAAAACTACCAATAGTAGCATACTGTGTCATTGTAACGTATGTGTAGTATAGAACCGATGAAAAAGAGGCATTCGTGGCACAACCTATTAAGAGATCAGAaacgataaaaattaaacaacttCCTCTACCCGAAAAAAATTATCATTATAAGTTGTTTACCTTAACCGTTTGACTGCGGCACAAATTTTGTGAGCATATGCCAAAAATGCGGATGAGTTTGGGTATACACTACTGgacaaaattaacgcaccactttctttagccgTTTCTTTTTTACTCGCGCGATatgcaaaaaagtggaaattttgagatttgcaaGCCCAAGTTCACCTAGCAACCACGACTTATTGGAGGCAGTTGGCATCCCGCGGATCGGCCTCTCACGAATATATGAAAACGgtaaaaagttattttaaaatgtataagAATGCACTTTCGTTACAAATTACGCGTGAGGTTAGATTACGTTCACTCCCACGGAGCACCAAAAACACACTGAAACTCGCAGCGTAAAAGCGCTGCGTCGCGGTTTTTGAGACAAACGATCGCAGCGCTTTTGCGCCGCGTAGCAGTCAAACGGTTAAATACTTACTGAAAAGGTGCCATCCAtatacagtggatattctataaaagcaaatctttcgggtctgaagttttgcgtatatcgtacaggtcctacattgattgatgtcttgccgaacgtagaaaaggacagaagagaaaaatatcacggtcgccgtttgcgtatatcgtaaaggtgctacatttcgagcgaaggagaccgaacgtaaacagtgacctaccagaaggacactcttaatgcaagaataaaacttttttattttttatcttttttttgggaaattttttccatcatatttgtaacatttttctcattaaaatgagaccaaacatgacGTACTTCGagccatatttacttgtaatttcaaatgttacgcgtatatcgatgactttactctaataagatattgtaagtaaatataactcaaattacgtcgtgtttggtctcattttaatcaggaaaacgtcacgaatatgatggaaaaagttatataagaaaatggatgaaaaataaaaaagttagcaatgctcaagtattgcaaacaatcgaacagacttttgatctttgccgactgccacgatcgtagcgtctctttcttcttgactcgctatcctcttcgacgtgaaaaacttttatcgtcaattaaaccagtaaatatagtccaaattatatcgtgtttggtctcattttaatcggaaaaatgtcaagaattaattggtaaaagtttgataacggaaaagttaaaaataaaaaagttttatatttgcattggtattgtctcacggatacactaagccccggatcacgttacatttcccggcgagcgaacctcgggcgtctcggggggtcttccccccagtggtggggataacaattttgcttatatcggaaaggacatttttgcttatatagaatgaacactgtattaGGTTGGGGAACAAGAAATCCATTACTTTTACGTGAACTacaagaatttatttaatatgtttCAGATTGCCTAATTTGGGTCAAATATGCACAGTTTTGTTCTATAACTTGTTGCCGTTTTAAGGGTGGCTTCATAATGCCTCTCTCATAGAAGTCTTGGTTCCTATTGGTGAAAAACTGTAgtaattgatttttataatCTTCTCTTATGCCAATTTCTTATCACTAAAAAGTTTTGCAATACAAGAAAAAGATGGTAATCGTTTGATGCTAGGTCCGGACGATATGGTGGATGTATCAAAACTTCCGAACCAAACTACCAGAATATGTGGCAAATCACTATAGACGTTTGTGACCTGACGTTGTCCTGATGGAACACGACACTTCGTCTGTTGGTCAATTCTGGCCGTTTCTGGTCAATCGCTAGCTTCAAACGGTCCAGATGTTGACAGTAAAAATCTGAATTTAGTGTTTGGCCATATGGAAGCAACTCATAATAAATGATTCCCCTCTAAATGATTCCAATGGGGTGCATCTTTAACATCAAAAATACCTAAACGGAATTGACGAAACAAAAATTGCACGCAATTAGCTGTTACAGTATTGGGACCATAAACACCATTCACAATTTCAGCCGCCTGGCTTGCTTTTTTGCCTTTACCAAAGAAAAACTGTAAAATGTACCGAATTTTCTCTTTGTTGACTTCTATTTTTAACACCCTGTAATTCAAAACTGAATAGACCAAACAAAAAACAAGGAAAGAATTTTTTTAGTTCAAAATGGCATCTTGTCGACGAGTATAAATCTGAAATTATTAGCATTTTCTAATGCATTTAGTAGTATAGTATTTGAAAAAATCAGggcataattattataatttgaaattacacATCCCTTATAAAAGTCTTTCAAGACATTATAATTTCCAAGAATTTCATGTGTACTCTGTACAATTTTAGGGAGTAGTGATCGAGATTTTACTTTTTCTCTGGACATAATAGATTTCGTACTATTGCACGAAATATACGCTGCTGTATCAGGATTTGTacgacaaatattataaaaaatctcCTTATTAATAATGGAAGGATTTTCTCTACATTCCTTTAACATAATTGacttcaattttaaaacttctgcATATTGTGTTAGGACGTACCTATGTGTGGTTTTTGGATATAAGTATATACGGGTGCAATATTTAAATCCACGGGACTTTATCCggcacctgcagttttcaaaatgaattttttttcagACGAAACCCTTTTTACAAGAGAAGGGTGCTTCAATGCTTATAATTCACGTGTGTGGAACATACAGAATCCGATCGCGATTCGTTCATGTGCTGCGCAAGTACTGTCCAGAGTATGAGAGAAaactagcgggacgggaacgggacaaagagggtaggccgctaggaccacctaatccccacttttcgacTTACGCGTAGCTCCCACTGTTCATCCGTAATGGTTTAACATAggtatagaaacagatattgctactatatgttaaaaaactctatctttttcctcttacgtgatgcgtaaaacttttggacactacgacaatggaatgtcgctcaacgtatcgctcgttctgtctcgcttgttctacatatatcttttttttttttgtttaggaaaacagaaatcctattacggacacctgggaagatagcccaggtagtgtggaaagactcacgcttccggcgcccctagaagagggacggtttccacgcatacccactaaaactgtctcccgcccccgccacaaGAGCGcggggtggcggcaacccgtcAGGCTTTCCTACCGGAGACGGCATAGTCCCCCtgatctaggccatcgctcCCTATTGTCGAAGAAAGgctaccccccccccccccccccgccccccccctcgcgtatgtgttccatgtgtggagaatggatgctctcaaccaaagggtcttGGCCCGAGGGGCTACGTCAAGATCtaaggggaggctcccgggcaaaaatgcgctgacctccagcttgtcttgtaacgccccctTAGCACCGCCTCCcagtgggctcgaacatacggcaaaaaaaaaccgcgacctctccccaccatttcccacctaatgtCCAAATACGCTTTCGGTTTCTATGTCTAACTCTGTTTGGGCTCCGCAAATGTCTATTTTGCTTCACAaaatcccccccccccccttcatCCCCCCTTCCTAAACATGTTAAGTTTAACCTTTCGCTATCTCCTAGTACATTTGTGCGTCCTGTGCCACTCATTATTACGCGAGTTCTGCTCGTGAAAATTTCCGCAAATTTTCCGTCCCTCACCCTCGCCCCCGCGCCCCAACTCCCGCACGCGCTTGTTGCCTGACTGTTTCTCCCCTTTTTCCTATTacgccccagtcttcttccacaacgctatATGAGCTACAtacctccgccgtcttgcttgctgCTGCATCCCTTCGCTTCACTCTTTAGGGCCGCTCTTTAAgtgcttgcagcgttccttcttccgccatgctggatattctcaatgcggccccgttgctccaccatcgttgtgacttcggagtttccagggtgctggagcgttttccgcagttcttccaacacttttcctccattttcccgctttgcactgttcctctgcactcgcgcacgtggtcacgtatattcccctgtacccgcaacactcccagcacttcactgcactcccattacactttcccaacactacaccgaattaattgcctatctgtcaattatttcttatttattatttatttatttattaatctactaatcacttcactatttataaataatttattagttaattattaattaattaatattattattattattattattaatcgcattcacttcatttatttattcattaattaattacttccttccttcacttcgttccgtgtcgcctcgcctcttcctcttctcctcctcactgtcttcttgcttcaacctattcgcttgccatttgaaaaacgcgccatatCTCCGCCAttttgcttgttgccgcgtgcctccgcttcacccttaggcttcgtccctaagggccgctctccatgcgcctgcatcGACCCTTGcccggccatgttggatgtttgcgaaccggcctttacgctctacgctttcccacgcgcggagatgcccacgtgttcgtacgatatatcgaaacttgctcgactgacgccattatttatttactatcaaatcacgaaaatacgaaaatagccaaaactaatcaccacgtgcattcaatatgcctcattcgccctttcccgcactctaaatccttaatgacatttacattattaattaatttaatttctgcgactttctctcgcaacttcgacatgtcgcacgaccacgtgttcgcgcaagtccttcttcgagggcaactttcacccttaaattgcactactTTCACTCgcgatgtataaaaataatcgtgataaagtcgcgcacatatttattttattccgcggtcggcccgaacactcgtttcctcgctttcgattactcatgcgtttgcaccccatgctttccctcgcgtcgcgtggaggtcgccattatcgaaaattcgatttttatttataaattcattatttccacGGTCTCCCATCACTTCACAACActatttattacactttaaccacttttacccaccaaaattgaactttatcgcggagcgacccccgaacacgtgcgctcgccacgacagccagccgtgctccctaaaattccaacgtAACTGGCAGCGGGCGATAACCTTAAAGTAAAACTAGCCAGCTGAAAGGGACGAGGAGACATACCGAAAGATAATAGGGTTACGGGACAAAGCAAGACGTAAGCGAAGGAAGGCAGCGACCGGGACGAAGAACGGTATTgttttgtatttcaaatagcggaaagcacgtggaataaattttttgttaaattgtctttatacctaccttgtactgaaacatttaaataaatgtcccaaccttccaaattacaattaatatcatcttcaatacggaaaacttagaccgtaatggacaatacttttcacatttcttactcttcggatctGCCATTTCGACCAtagaccccgcctatctgtttcggcaagCAGAGTCAAAcccgcggcacttaccgtaacaataagaccgtttttatgacttactcgtcaaaccgagacgtcactgccgaaaatcactaaatttgtaaCCGTTATATTTCGAAAACTAATGacaatcgggtaagtacataaaaccttgatgaattcgtcttgaaaagcactatcgcctgatcggaaaaaaaatatatagttccatttgaaaaacggaacttcaccatcatatcttttacattaataacaatacaaaaattttgctTCCGCCAAAACGTAGGGCCTCTTTTGCCCTGCAATTTCCGTATAAGCACATTTttttgacatcaatagttcataaGATATcacggtgtaacactttggcgcggacaccctgtagttGTCGCGCTTGGAAAAATTTCGTATAAAAATTATCAGGTTTGGTCAAAAcgttaaatttcaatataaatttagaTGCCAGTGatactataataaaaattcaatcgcACACACACAACCAATTATCAATACCTCGATAAACAATATTGTTCCAATATGCATGGTTTCGATGCAGCTATACATGTTGACGAGAGGCtaggagaatttgaaaaccctGTCGAATTTTGTTTCACCATCACATCACGTATAACTTGTAATCGTTGTAGTAGtgttatttgtataaaatgttcGTGGTGTCAGGAGCATTtatgttttaatcattttctagCGGAATATCATTATTGTAATCAATATATTGAATGAACTAATACTTTCATGATTTTCagccttttaaaaaatttcaggaaCTAATATTAAAACCAGCTCTTTTCAGAGTTACCATATACTTATAAACGTGGAACAACTTGGTTTTAATtgccaaaaacttgaaaaaagttGGATGCCCCCTCAATAAAAGCCTTGTTACCGCGCAGAAAAACTTTAGCGGTCATCGCCGGCTAACTATTATACCTGGCACGGTAGTTCTGATCCCAAgtgaaaaaaatttgtcaagttcaCTGTAATACAGTTACCAGTAAAGGCGTAGAAGCTCTTTACATACTTGATTATATACATTCGAAGCTGCGTCCCGTAAGGGAACGTTAAAAATACAACTTCGTtaactatatttacaatgtaaaaataaaaattccattttatccgtattttataCTTACTAGTATACTTTTCACACAAAAAATTACGAGAAGATACCACAActtttaaacagaaaaattaacaaaaaagtgtcattttttaatatattatttaaacaaatgcgaTTTATGGTTGAAGTGGCCCATGAGTTTGATGAAGAAATGTCAAGTATAAGGTTAATGACCTGCGAAAATTGCAAACGCTGGTATCTTGATATAATAAAGGCTGGATTCGacttttgtacaatttattcgGATCCAAATAAACA
Proteins encoded in this window:
- the LOC105663680 gene encoding uncharacterized protein LOC105663680, which translates into the protein MYKAIWKKIVSLVPRLQDSLETVMCDYEKAVMEGVQAQFLTVTIHGCWFHFNQETEEVKITKCTKRNSLNDYDNAFSSTGHVSRSVTSHAVSCRSFMWHFPECAPVYAVSTQCVATYFFEGQRIRVSPRMGCVNRCEVWVPHLLTEANLMNHTSMCDLLRQIHEKDPFLKRPNLDLYENVHRKRTLCKDNKPSTVAKAGLHPKKVLISIWWDWKDVIFYEVLPQDNLSKLITDETIN